One region of Culex pipiens pallens isolate TS chromosome 2, TS_CPP_V2, whole genome shotgun sequence genomic DNA includes:
- the LOC120412810 gene encoding peroxisomal acyl-coenzyme A oxidase 3, whose product MPEEDKTCPIPDLPRGPLCEYRQRAKFSWKALKQVLEDPNVIRIRYDVWQKLEREPLFAPLTNTLPVDQQKERAAKQVKRIAELKLDPQEIYSMDYKYRVRYLMSINEALHAVCPSMSVKIALGVGLFTNALLAMGSERHSAIYNAAWNREIITCLAITEVSHGSNTKRCRTTATYDPKTQEFIINTPDFEAAKCWVGNLGKTGSMALLFAILHTSDGQNHGLQGFLVPIRDPTTLQPYPGVIVGDIGEKIGLNGIDNGFVMFNNYRIPRENMLNRAGDVTPEGTYESTFTEPGKILGAVLESFSAGRLGIMQESSNTLSHAAVIAVRYAALRKQFGPEKDGPEQSIMEYQLHQWRIFPYLAAACVLKASVFSLTDIYLATVQKSQKDSNGFELLSQIVSELHALVSSSKPLVTWTARDAIQESREACGGHGYLRAANLGELRNNHDPSCTYEGDNNVLGQQASNWLLRQWKAAKVESPVGTANFIERREAILGSSFDAIVRASGGVVESAEFITNCYEWLMCWLLHSTAEQLQHADKDGTDRFKARNDSQVYRARDLSRAYSEYYALECFRKRCLREDVAENLKPVLSNVYLIYGMWCIDRHLATFYAGGFAVGPRFADAIRSALLGACGQLKDSAVAVADAIAPPDWVLNSVIAKSDGRLYENIQNVMMTNPGAMERASWWKDIVPSKMKAKL is encoded by the exons ATGCCCGAGGAAGACAAAACGTGTCCGATCCCGGACTTGCCGCGTGGACCGCTCTGCGAGTACCGCCAGCGGGCAAAGTTCAGCTGGAAGGCCCTCAAACAAGTCTTGGAAGATCCCAACGTGATACGGATTAGG taCGATGTTTGGCAAAAGTTGGAACGCGAACCGCTGTTCGCTCCGCTCACCAACACGCTTCCAGTCGACCAGCAGAAGGAACGGGCCGCCAAGCAGGTCAAACGGATCGCCGAGCTCAAACTGGACCCACAGGAGATCTACTCGATGGACTACAAGTACCGGGTGCGCTATCTGATGAGCATCAACGAGGCGCTGCACGCCGTATGTCCCAGCATGTCGGTCAAGATCGCCCTCGGAGTGGGACTGTTCACGAACGCGCTGCTCGCGATGGGTTCCGAACGGCACTCGGCCATCTACAATGCAGCGTGGAATCGGGAGATCATAACCTGCCTGGCCATCACTGAAGTTTCTCACGGTAGCAATACGAAGCGATGTCGCACAACGGCCACGTACGACCCAAAGACTCAAGAATTTATCATCAACACGCCGGACTTTGAGGCCGCCAAGTGTTGGGTTGGCAATCTGGGCAAAACTGGTTCGATGGCGTTGTTGTTCGCGATTCTGCACACGAGTGACGGTCAAAATCACGGACTGCAAGGATTCCTAGTTCCGATTAGGGATCCAACAACCCTGCAACCCTACCCCGGGGTCATCGTGGGCGACATCGGTGAAAAGATTGGCCTCAACGGAATCGACAACGGGTTCGTGATGTTCAACAACTACCGGATACCGCGGGAGAACATGCTGAACCGAGCCGGGGACGTAACGCCGGAAGGAACCTACGAGAGCACCTTCACCGAGCCGGGCAAAATCCTGGGCGCCGTACTGGAATCGTTCTCCGCGGGCCGACTGGGCATCATGCAGGAATCATCCAACACGCTGTCGCACGCCGCCGTCATTGCCGTTCGCTATGCAGCTCTTCGCAAGCAGTTTGGGCCGGAAAAGGACGGACCGGAACAGTCAATCATGGAGTATCAACTGCAC CAATGGCGAATCTTCCCCTACCTCGCCGCAGCCTGCGTACTTAAGGCTTCAGTCTTCTCCCTCACCGACATCTATCTGGCGACGGTGCAGAAATCGCAGAAAGATTCCAACGGGTTCGAGCTGCTGTCGCAAATCGTGTCCGAGCTGCACGCCCTGGTCTCCTCCTCCAAACCACTCGTTACGTGGACCGCACGGGATGCCATCCAGGAGTCGAGGGAGGCTTGCGGAGGTCACGGATACCTGCGGGCTGCAAACCTCGGGGAGTTGCGCAACAACCACGATCCCAGCTGTACTTACGAGGGCGATAACAACGTGCTCGGCCAGCAGGCGTCCAACTGGTTGCTGCGCCAGTGGAAGGCGGCCAAGGTGGAGAGTCCGGTGGGAACGGCTAACTTTATTGAGCGAAGGGAGGCCATTCTGGGGAGCAGCTTTGACGCGATTGTTCGGGCGAGTGGTGGCGTGGTGGAGAGTGCGGAAT TCATCACCAACTGCTACGAGTGGCTCATGTGCTGGCTGCTACATTCGACAGCCGAGCAGCTCCAGCATGCCGATAAAGACGGAACCGACCGGTTTAAGGCACGAAATGACTCGCAGGTGTATCGTGCTAGGGACCTGAGTCGCGCTTACTCCGAATACTACGCCCTGGAATGCTTCAG AAAACGCTGCCTGCGCGAAGACGTCGCCGAAAACTTGAAGCCAGTCCTGTCCAACGTGTATCTCATCTACGGCATGTGGTGCATCGATCGTCACCTGGCCACCTTCTACGCGGGTGGCTTTGCCGTTGGACCACGCTTTGCCGATGCCATCCGGAGTGCGCTGCTCGGAGCCTGTGGCCAGCTGAAGGACTCGGCCGTGGCCGTCGCCGATGCGATCGCACCACCCGACTGGGTGCTAAACTCCGTCATTGCAAAGTCCGACGGGCGGCTGTACGAGAACATTCAGAACGTCATGATGACGAATCCGGGGGCGATGGAGCGAGCCTCCTGGTGGAAGGACATCGTCCCGAGCAAGATGAAGGCCAAGTTGTAA
- the LOC120412837 gene encoding lamin Dm0-like, translated as MSQRSSKKAAKPSSTSGAQSVSSSASTVSSMTEASDTALSPSRRSRLHEKNSLMNLNDRLACYIERVRYLEQENSRLSLEMAAYQETASREVSSLKSIYEGELGDARKLLDETARDKARVEIDAKRYWEENDQLRMKLNKKTKELTELERDARASEAKCIELTANYNSVCSERKKLQEELKEYEKESTKLRKTFENMRKDLEHETLIRVDLENNIQSLREELTFKEQVHSQELSESKMRRQSEISEIDGFLMEQYETKLQQTLQELREQYDSQLRLNRDEISELYDARIHNLESRLSSDRIQYEDERQKLENEITRLRDEMSIQLKEYQDLMDIKISLDMEIAAYDKLLSSEETRLNMTPNVTSTTATASVLSSTSRLFRTPSLKRKRNVLDESLDYSITSTAKGDLELSECDPEGKFVKVHNKSKQQYKLDGWQIQRKTESSEVTFKFPKNSKIEGNGTVSIWSSACGQKPDPPITLVMTKGQTWTTGDSTVTVLVNADGGEEAHSERMKLRTMNISGHKDKYFLEEGGARLGVSHSMPVGGSSKSPRGQGEPGTGDKNDEQCVVM; from the coding sequence ATGTCGCAGCGATCGTCCAAAAAAGCGGCCAAGCCGAGCTCCACCTCCGGCGCCCAGTCGGTGTCCTCGTCGGCCAGCACCGTGTCCAGCATGACCGAGGCATCGGACACGGCCCTCAGCCCGTCCCGGCGCAGCCGTCTGCACGAGAAGAACAGCCTGATGAACCTGAACGATCGACTGGCGTGCTACATTGAACGCGTTCGCTACCTGGAACAAGAAAACTCGCGACTCTCGCTGGAAATGGCCGCCTATCAGGAGACGGCCAGCCGCGAGGTGTCGAGCCTGAAGTCGATCTACGAGGGCGAGTTGGGGGATGCGCGGAAGCTGCTCGATGAAACGGCCCGCGACAAGGCCAGGGTTGAGATCGATGCCAAGCGGTACTGGGAGGAGAACGATCAGCTGCGGATGAAGCTGAACAAGAAAACCAAGGAGCTGACGGAGTTGGAGCGCGATGCCCGAGCCAGCGAAGCCAAGTGTATCGAGCTGACGGCAAACTACAACAGCGTCTGCTCGGAGCGGAAGAAACTGCAGGAGGAGCTGAAGGAGTACGAGAAGGAGTCGACGAAGCTGCGGAAAACGTTCGAGAATATGAGGAAGGATCTGGAGCACGAAACGCTGATTCGGGTAGATCTGGAAAATAACATCCAAAGTCTGCGGGAGGAGCTAACGTTCAAGGAGCAGGTGCACAGTCAGGAGCTGTCCGAGAGCAAGATGCGTCGCCAGAGTGAGATCAGCGAGATCGACGGATTCCTCATGGAGCAGTACGAAACGAAGCTTCAACAGACATTGCAGGAACTTCGCGAACAGTACGACTCTCAGCTGCGTCTGAATCGGGACGAAATCTCCGAACTGTACGACGCTCGGATCCACAACCTTGAGAGTCGCCTGTCCTCAGACCGCATTCAGTACGAGGATGAACGGCAAAAGCTGGAGAACGAGATCACTCGATTGCGCGACGAAATGTCCATCCAGCTGAAGGAGTACCAGGACCTGATGGACATCAAAATCTCGCTCGATATGGAGATCGCCGCCTACGACAAACTGCTCTCCTCGGAGGAAACTCGACTAAACATGACGCCGAACGTGACCAGCACAACGGCTACGGCTTCGGTGCTCAGCTCGACGTCCCGCCTCTTCCGAACGCCCTCTCTCAAGCGAAAGCGCAACGTGCTCGACGAGTCCCTCGACTACTCAATAACCTCCACAGCCAAAGGCGACCTCGAGCTGTCCGAGTGTGATCCGGAGGGAAAGTTCGTCAAAGTGCACAACAAGTCCAAACAGCAGTACAAACTGGACGGCTGGCAGATCCAGCGCAAGACGGAATCCTCCGAAGTGACCTTCAAGTTCCCCAAAAACAGCAAAATCGAAGGCAACGGCACGGTCTCCATTTGGTCCTCCGCCTGCGGCCAGAAGCCCGATCCACCGATCACGCTGGTCATGACCAAGGGGCAAACGTGGACCACCGGGGACAGTACGGTCACGGTGCTGGTCAACGCCGACGGCGGCGAGGAAGCGCACTCCGAGCGGATGAAGCTGCGCACGATGAACATCTCCGGCCACAAGGACAAGTACTTTCTCGAGGAGGGAGGTGCACGGCTAGGGGTGAGCCATTCGATGCCAGTCGGCGGGAGCTCCAAATCACCACGAGGCCAGGGGGAACCGGGCACGGGCGATAAGAACGACGAGCAGTGTGTGGTGATGTAA